The following proteins come from a genomic window of Vidua chalybeata isolate OUT-0048 chromosome 2, bVidCha1 merged haplotype, whole genome shotgun sequence:
- the LOC128784549 gene encoding gap junction beta-6 protein has translation MDWGALHTVLGGVNKHSTSIGKIWLTVLFIFRIMILVVAAEKVWGDEQDDFVCNTLQPGCKNVCYDHFFPISHIRLWALQLIFVSTPALLVAMHVAYRRHEKKRQFRKGDQKCEFKDIEEIRKQRFRIEGSLWWTYTSSIFFRLIFEAVFMYAFYFMYDGFRMPRLMKCNAWPCPNTVDCFVSRPTEKTVFTIFMIAVSSICILLNVAELCYLLTRFFLRRSKKAGNLKQQPNHENKEETKQNEMNELISDSCQNTVIGFSSS, from the coding sequence ATGGATTGGGGAGCTCTGCATACCGTTTTAGGAGGAGTAAATAAGCACTCCACCAGTATTGGGAAGATATGGCTCACAGTCCTCTTCATCTTCCGTATCATGATCCTGGTTGTGGCTGCAGAGAAAGTCTGGGGAGATGAACAAGATGACTTTGTCTGTAACACGCTTCAGCCTGGCTGCAAAAATGTTTGCTATGATCACTTTTTCCCCATCTCTCACATCAGACTCTGGGCCCTGcagctgatctttgtctccacACCTGCACTGCTGGTGGCCATGCATGTGGCTTACAGGAGGcatgaaaagaaaaggcagttcAGAAAAGGAGACCAGAAATGTGAATTCAAGGACATCGAAGAAATCAGGAAACAGAGGTTTCGTATTGAGGGCTCCTTGTGGTGGACGTACACCAGCAGCATCTTTTTCAGACTGATCTTTGAAGCCGTCTTCATGTATGCGTTTTATTTCATGTATGATGGGTTCCGAATGCCTCGCTTAATGAAGTGTAatgcctggccctgccccaaCACTGTAGACTGCTTTGTTTCCCGACCTACTGAAAAGACAGTGTTCACTATTTTCATGATTGCTGTGTCCAGCATTTGCATTCTTTTAAATGTGGCTGAATTATGTTACTTACTGACAAGGTTTTTCCTCAGAAGGTCTAAAAAAGCTGGAAATTTGAAACAGCAACCCAACCATGAGAATAaggaagaaaccaaacaaaatgaaatgaatGAGTTAATATCTGATAGCTGCCAGAACACAGTTATAGGGTTTTCAAGTAGCTAA
- the LOC128784651 gene encoding gap junction beta-2 protein-like, translated as MDWGTLQGVLGGVNKHSTSIGKIWLTVLFIFRIMILVVAAERVWGDEQQDFVCNTLQPGCRNVCYDHFFPISHIRLWALQLIFVSTPALLVAMHVAYTRHEKKRRFRNGEKIDIEELKNKKIHIRGPLWWTYTSSIFFRIIFEAVFMYVFYYMYDGYQMPRLVKCDAWPCPNTVDCFVSRPTEKTTFTIFMLAVSGICMMLNLAELCYLVIKICMKESGKAAVLK; from the coding sequence ATGGACTGGGGAACTCTGCAGGGTGTTTTGGGAGGTGTAAATAAGCACTCCACCAGTATCGGGAAGATATGGCTCACAGTCCTCTTCATCTTCCGTATCATGATCCTGGTTGTGGCTGCAGAGAGAGTCTGGGGAGATGAACAACAAGATTTTGTCTGTAACACGCTTcagcctggctgcagaaatGTTTGCTATGATCACTTTTTCCCCATCTCTCACATCAGACTCTGGGCCCTGcagctgatctttgtctccacACCTGCACTGCTGGTGGCCATGCATGTGGCTTACACCAGGCACGAGAAGAAAAGGCGGTTCAGAAACGGTGAGAAAATTGATATTGAAgagctaaaaaataaaaagattcaCATTCGGGGCCCCTTGTGGTGGACGTACACCAGCAGCATCTTCTTCAGGATCATCTTTGAAGCCGTCTTCATGTACGTGTTCTATTACATGTACGATGGCTACCAGATGCCCCGCCTGGTGAAGTGCGATGCTTGGCCCTGCCCCAACACTGTGGATTGTTTTGTGTCTCGGCCCACTGAGAAAACCACATTTACTATTTTCATGCTTGCTGTGTCTGGGATCTGCATGATGTTGAATCTGGCTGAGTTGTGCTACCTAGTGATAAAAATTTGCATGAAAGAatctgggaaagcagcagttttGAAATAA